The region ttaacctatgctttgattttaaaaatgattGGTTCTTTAGACTTGtcgagaaaaatcaaaacccagtaaatTAAAGTACGATTTCTCAAATTTCAAATTACAAAATTGCTCAATACAAAATATCGGACAAAGGTTAATGTAAAGCGATGTTatagtaaaatgtaaaatgaatTACAGCGCTAATGTGTGCAACAAAATAATGATGATGAcaatgataaatataaataacaataataataaagttaataataatgaatagtcaaaatttgaaagtatgtataacaaaatataaatacgtaaataaatagataatgaaatgacaataataaatgtaaaagttgaaataaaataaattaaaataaaaaaagaataataagagtaaaaacaaaataagataaaaaaaaagacaagACAAACTAATTAAACAAATGagtaagtaaataaatgaaactaaaaaataataaaaaatgtaatagtgaaccaataaataaataaacgagtGAATATTAAgtagaacaagttaaataataataataatgggtacataaataaatatttaagtaaaacaatttaataatgataaaataaataaaaatatagaaacaaaatgaaaaaatatataaaaaatatactaaaaaagaGATAGTTTTAAATACTAAAGCACCAATAAATAGTAACTATGTATTTTAAAAAAgatagtaaaatataaaataaaataaaataaaatatatacaaagaaaataataatagtagtgaTAATATtacattaactaatttaataataaaatagcaaaaataacaaaaagggggTCGGGTTGAAACTTAAAATGAAATTTGGGggcaaatcagaaataaataaaaaacaggGAGGACCATTCTGAACACGCGCATAACATAGAGGGACTAAAAGGGGAAATCTCCCTTCTccttccaaaacgacgtcgttcaaaGAAGGACCAAACTGAAATCTCAGAAAAATCACGgggtaaaatttaaaaacaactaAAAGTACTTGATTGTAACACCATTAAAAAGCGGAAAGACCGATTGCGCAAATATCCCCACtaaacgaaaacacgcggatcctcaggCGCGGGTCAGagttaaacggcgtcgttttggagtCTATTAACCTTAGCCCAAAATGGTGCCGTTTTGTACCtctatttaaactaattttttttaaaaaaaaattcattttggccgtcccctttaaaaaaaattaaaagcctcCCCTTTTCTCTCAAACACTACCCTTTTCGGCCTAGGGTTTTCGGCCGTTGGCCGCCGTCGGTCCCGCCGTGGGCGGTGGCCGGAGTCACCCAAAAGTTGGGTTTTTAAACCCCGTTCCAAACACGCGCAAAAACTCACCCTTCTTGGCCGGGAGGCCAAAGGAAAAAAAGTTCCCCCACACACTCTCTCAATCCGATTTCGGTGACCCAAAAGGGTTTCCGACGACCGGATTTGCGGGGCGATTCTAGGTACTTTCTTTTTCCTCCCTTTTTTATTCGATTTCGTTTATATATGcagagaaaaaaaatagaagaataaaaaaacacaaacaaacctgaaacagaaacaaaaatcACCTTTATtgcattttttttgctttttattttctaaaaatgttcataaaaaaaaagaggaaggAAAACTGCATTTTCATTCGACCTTTATAGCCtgattttacatattatttttattttctatttttactgTTTGCTGTTGCGTGTTTGTTTCTCACTTTGCAGGTCTGTCAGCGGGTGACAGAGAGTAGGTGGGGGCGGTGCAAGTGGCGCAGCAGAGGCGGTGATGGGACTGGCAGTGCACCTGTAGCAAAGACTAGggttctgaaaccctagttttttTCATCGGGGTTGGGCCACATTTTTATGTTTGGGCCACTGGTTTATTTATTGGGCCCAGGCAAATGGGCTTGTACAAGTCTAATACAATTCTTAAGTAATTCAGTCTAATACATTTTTAGTTATGACTTAAACGGTAGAAATTAAATTCGTTaactaaaatattatagttttctttatgattattatgtgaaaaaacaatgtgacatgtcattacacatgtgataatatatttgtcACATAAGATTTGGAAATAGCAAAAGTTAATGCCCATGATTCGTGttagaattgaaattttaaaattcaaaaaagtatagagactaaatttgcAACTTACACATGATACAATGACTAAGAGCAGTATTTAACCTTATCAATAACCTATGCTTACagttagaggtgttcatgggtcgagTCGAGTTTAAGCATGTTATAACATACTTTATGCTTATCCAAGTCTAACCAAGCTCGACACATGTACCTAAAATTTTGCTCCAAGCTCACCTATATTTGTAAATGGTTAACTCAAACATATTTTAGGGCCgtccaatttattttatttttaaaaatatattattttttaaaatttaataattctttagattattaaaattttacGTATAGATAACATTTTTGTAATGTTTACATTGTAGTATTATTTATTACTATAGACTctttttttatgtgttataagttacataatatattatattataaagttaaaaaataagtTCATTCAAGTTGGAGCCTTTAATATTCAAGCCCAAAAGTTACTAATATTTTAAATGGGCTTAATTCTTTACTCAAACCTTCTTAAATTTCGGACAGATTTAAATTGAGTAGATAACTCAATGTCTACTTACAACCTTATATGGCTTTCAATTCTGATCCTCTGAATTGTACCAGTATTTTCCATGGTTTGGCCAGGTGTTTTAGCGTGAGATTTTCATGAGCTTTAATTGCATAAAACATTTTTTAATCATAGGGTATTATTTGATACATTTATAGTGAAAAGTTTTAACTCCACAAGCAGAGTTGAGATTTTGCTCTGTGTTCTTaaattacatttaaattaaaaaaaaggcatGTGGCAAAACCTCAATCCACTTGTGGAATAAATAGGAAATGTGTTCTTAAATTATACTTGCAACATTTATCATATATTGTATAATGAAAAATTATTCCATACACCGCCTATGGAGTTTTTTAAACATTACAAACGGATTAAGGGATTGACAAGTATATTATAGGATgcagtaatatatatatatataaacatgataTTTGTCATATTTTCAATctatttgtgaaattttaaaaaatttacaagcgatatatcaaataattatctatATGTAATTCTATAATCACACAAAATATTACTTTTGTAatgtttatttataaataaaaaaatcataaattttcaaGATTAATTAAAAAGTCTACTAAAACAGGAAATAAGCTAGCTTTCCTCTTTGCTTGAAAGAATGAACAACCAtaagaaattattttcaaagaGTGTTgtgttatataataattaattatctcTTGATTGATGAGCAAAGTCTTCTAATGCTTGATTGCTTAATTCTATGTAATGTTTgatgttaatttaattattttattttggttggAATGTATTCTGATTATGAGTTAATAATCAATTttagttattaatattatttataagtgTAATTGCATTTGTACtcgtaaatatatttataatttttaaaaaaagtactcGGAGTTTTCTCtttcctaaaaaataataaattttctttaaaatcgTGTATTCTCAAACtaagatttatgatttttattattgatttatacAATTAACTTTTTCCATGATAGTTTCATTTATTTACCAAGATTTTTGTTGTTACATTTATAATAACATTTGAtatttagatatatattttttaaaatttccgaGTTAATAAGTAAAGTATATTAATAATATtctttaaaatgataatatatcAATAACGTCAATTATTGAGATTTAGATCACATctttaacaaaatttatcaatgtAATTCCAttgattgaaaattattttctttaatgaaatGTGATTGATAGActttttatgaataattttaaatattttattgaaataatattttaattaaaattattattattttatttaggaaTAAACATAGGGTTTATATATAAGTTTGATGTCTTAGTTGATTATTAGAaggtaattaaatatttttaaaataatatttatatactttttataattaattttaaaaaatggttattattaaataataaattaaataggaAAGAATCTACTTACCCAACATAAAATTAATATCTCTTACACacctccataaatatttaaacaatttttttttaaatccaaatgCTAACCACTTACTTAACCACCATTAGACAAATTATTGGTTCCAAAGAAATTATGAATTAGTGTTGAGTAATTTAAGCATTAAATATTGGTTTAGATTTGactcaaaatatatttaaaatacacaaattagattataaatatatgtatatttattatataGACAGTTTTAATTTAACGTGTTAAAGAATAAATTGTCGGATTCAAGCAGTCCATGTTGTAGGTGCACATGCTTAAATATGTTCAACATTAGATTTCAGCTAACATTTAACGCCTAAGCTAATGGTTAGGTTAACAAAAAGATCTAGTTGATACGAAATTGATACTTTAAGAATTTAACCAAAATGTTTGAAAGTTTAATGACCAATTTACAATGTGAGCATAATTTGGGAATAtccaataaaattaaatagttttgTTAGAACAATTTTTAGTTGGTCGCCCCGTTAGCCAGTTCATCTTCTTCTTGTCATAGATGATTAGAGTTGGGAGGAGGCAAGTTTTTTGATGAAGAAGTAGGTAAAATTCTAGTATCTGGAGGGCGACCCCCCTTAGGAGGGTATTTAGAAATGTGTATAAGAGGTTTTTTTTCAGGTCAGGTtaagatatatttattataactcTATAACAATTTGTCCTCCACCTTGTTGAAGAAGAATTATAAAGTGACTATTCTGATATAAAGTTACACGCGTGCAACGCAACATGTAATTAAGGGCTTACTACATAAGTTTTAACTCGAAAATTTATTGAGTAAATTGTTATAggattataacaaaatatatcttAACCCAATTCGAAATCCGACCCGAAAAAAATCCTCTTATACACATTTCTAAATACCCTATTGAAGGGGGTCAGTTCTTTAGACACTGGACTTTTACCTTATTTTTCATCAGAAAACGTGTCTCCTCCCAACTCTAAACATCTATGACAAGAAGAAGATAAATTGACTAATAAGGCGACCAACTAGAAACTGTTCTaacaagtttaaaaattaaaaattgattataaatatcgaGATTCGAATTTCAAAAATCACTGGATATCACACTTTGAGAATAATTGCTTACACCATCCATATTAGTTAAAGTTCCTTTTTATGATTTGTTGTTAGGTTAGTGTACTCaccaaaatgataaaatagaAAGAAAGCTTTGATGCTATAATAAAGCGTGTAAATAAAGCAAGCAATAAAAGTCAATTTGTGAAATTTTACATTTGGACTATAACTAAAAGTTGGTTGGATCTTTTGTCGGTCGGGCATAATTTAGAAATTATTACAACTTTTTGGGTAAATTGCATTGCAGGTCACTCAACtattatcttttttcttttttggttacctaactatcaatattttaaatttggtcacttaactattgctcatttttttagtcacctaactattttttttaatttggtcatttaactaatcaaaattttgtttttgagtcTATTTCCGTTAAATTgagattattaataatttttgagaattaaattgAGAACTAATCAAAAGTGGTAGTAGTTGGGTGACCAgaaaattaatacaaaaaattaatataaaaaagtcGAGAACTGAAGCGAATGAACCGAATTATGATAGatagttcaaaaaaaaaacccgATTGAACTGAATTGTTATCATCCCtattgactaaaatgttaaaattttaacgtAATAGTTTGCACGATAATCCACATGTATTTCAtgctatttttttgaatttttttttattttttatattatattttaaaaatatttttataattttaaaataacgaAAAGGTCTAATGCATTTatgggtgagtattcgatcgaatcaagtgaaaatttttgaattaatcgAGTTAAtaagtcttattttatcatcctaactcgatttgaaaattttcaaatcatgtcgagtaaaatgaaattcgagtctagttgaatcaaatgaaattattcgagttaaattagacatgtaaaattaaaattttgttacaatATGATTAAATCAATGTTAGagaacataaatttgaaaccatatatttCTGAAAACactttcaaagcaaaataagaagaaaaaaaacactttaatatgataaacttcaataattagtttacttagttgggtcccaaaaattattatttaagattatttaatatttttataaaaaattttgaatttttttgtaatttttattgagagaccaatttgctcattttcaaaattgataaggatcaaaagtatatttataacaatatgttatttgagttattcgaattgtaacttgaaactcaatttactcaaaaaaaaacatcatataactcgatttgattaactcaaaatttaattttttatttttattttttcgagtcgaattgaTTTTTACTTACCCTTAAATAACTCTACAACCTCCTTATTTCCTAATGTAATTAACAAGGGTATGTGATCAGATGTAATTTTTTGAAGGTGTAAAACAGTCGTACCTGAGAACTTGCACTCCCATTGAACGTTACAAAGAGCACGATGAAACTGCCCAAGGAGTCCCCCTCTCCTCCAAGTGAAGTTGGGTCCCTTGTAACCTATGTAGGACAGATTGCAGTTAAAAACCATATCTTGAAAGAGTCGGCAGCCAGTTTATTGCTTTAACCGGAGGCATCTAAGCCTTCCTCCATATCATCCGCCGCTGGAACCACTTCCCAATTCATCAGTAATTTTAATGCTTTAAACGGTATGCTAGAAAGCTTTTTTAGATGGaattaaaattgtatatttttacgatagtaaaaatgtaattttatcagtttaataatatatatttttactatttttaaagaataaattaaattttttatcatttttggagataaatgtacaattttatcattactaatttaaaattttacgaactataaaaaaaacctaaataaaaaaatttccgtTTTAGGGGAGATGGGGCTCCTACTAAATTGTATATAATGGTACAGAATAAATTAATGGCTGCAATGGCTTAAATAAGAACAACAGTTTATGCGTTACTAATCTAACAAAGATCTACATTAGAACTGAATGTTTCCTAAAATGCTCAAAGAACTTACTATAGTGTAAACTAAGTTGTATTCTCAATGCATGTGTACATTGTTtataataacttttaaattttttttataacattagtattttatttactttatttcacACGAGTATAGCATTATGattcctaatttttatttttttgatataatgtttagaatttttcatAGCACCTCGTCAATCAAGATAATACGTTTTAGCACACTCGAACTCGTACCCGACAACGTTATTTTATTCCCTCAATTATTTTcaaatactaattaatttttcaaaaacccCTAGCCTAAATCCCAATAATGTATCAAAGGCCATCAACCTCAAATCGGACCTAAATAGTTTGACAACAACAAAGTTTCAAATTATCAAGTTAAGGTAAAATGTCAAATCCCCAATTTCGAAATGGCAACATTGAATTGCATCCACATCACATAGTTTCTTAAAAGGCTGGCTTTGCTTGCCTCAATACTTGAatattatttgcatgcaaacaaGGGATATTTTTGGGGGGTGGGGGGAAATCAATCCCATATTTCCATGAAGTTGAAGTCACTTTTATTTAGATTTAGTCCCTCTATAAAGAAAGGGTATGGAGTTCTTAGTTTCAATACTCAAAATCAATCCTTTCTAGATTTCAAGCCATTTCAAGATCAAACACCCAAAAGAGGTGTTTACAAAATGGATCAAAGAGAAAACAAGGAACAGAAATCTTTGGTTCAATTTATGAAAACTCAGTTTCATGGGAAATTTCCTCATTTGGTCCTTTCGGTTTCTGTTTTTTCCCTTTTGTTGTCTCATTCATGTTGGCTTTCTTTGCTCCGTTGTTTTAGCTTCAATTTCCACAATACACTCCCTTTCCAATTATTTAGTCATAATATAGATAAGAACTACATGTTCCTTCTCTGCAATGGCCTGCTTGTTTTTCTAGCAAAATTCTCAGGATCTATCAGTTCATCGAAGTACAATAATAATCTCAGTGTTCTTGATtatgatgatgaagatgaagatatTCCCCATACAGTTGAGTCACTTGTCTTGGACCGGCCCAAAACACCACTGTCGCAGGAAGATGAAGCAATAGAAAACAGTGCTTTAATGGAAGAAACAGTAGCAGCAGAAGCTGAAATCGAAACTCAAAACTGCAGCCTGctagaggaagaagatgaaggtgAAAAATGGGGTTTGGATCCTTTGATGAAAAATGGTGTTTTTGTTGGAGAAAGCACTGAAAGTACAGATGAGCTCAACAAAAGGTTTGATGAATTTATTAGAAAGATGAAGGAAGAATTGAGGGTCGAAGCTCGACAGCAGTTAGTCATGATTTAATTTAAGGATCGGTCCTCTTCAATGGATTCAATCACCGTAATAATCTCCTTAATTTTACATGTTTCTATGATCAAATTTTAGCATGTTTTTAGATTTTTGAAGTTGGAATCTCTACAAATAGAAATTCTTCCTCGATATTCCAAGGTATTTAGGCTGCTGCTTGTAAATTATGTGTTTGAT is a window of Gossypium hirsutum isolate 1008001.06 chromosome D08, Gossypium_hirsutum_v2.1, whole genome shotgun sequence DNA encoding:
- the LOC121220066 gene encoding uncharacterized protein; this encodes MFLLCNGLLVFLAKFSGSISSSKYNNNLSVLDYDDEDEDIPHTVESLVLDRPKTPLSQEDEAIENSALMEETVAAEAEIETQNCSLLEEEDEGEKWGLDPLMKNGVFVGESTESTDELNKRFDEFIRKMKEELRVEARQQLVMI